The proteins below come from a single Corylus avellana chromosome ca3, CavTom2PMs-1.0 genomic window:
- the LOC132176173 gene encoding uncharacterized protein LOC132176173 has translation MKSKRENDDLVEEEGFASESKRRKVMEEESSPSPPPLPIANPLAGLANYDDDDEEEEDERHRRAEQNGDRKEGGQQDDDDDDDDDDQHEQAYSQGKRSREVERRRDCPYLDTVNRQVLDFDFEKFCSVSLSNLNVYACLVCGKYYQGRGKKSHAYTHSLEAGHHVYINLRTEQVYCLPDGYEIDDPSLDDIRHVLNQRFTKEQVELLDKNKQWSRALDGSDYLPGMVGLNNIKETDFVNVTIQSLMRVTPLRNFFLIRENYKHSKSSLVHRFGELTRKIWHARNFKGQVSPHEFLQAVMKASKKRFRIGMQSDPVEFMSWLLNTLHADLKTKKNKSIIYDCFQGELEVVKEIHNKAVTEKKESSDDQIAVSKLTDGRIKHDADVAETSRMPFLMLGLDLPPPPLFKDVMEKNIIPQVPLFNILKKFDGETVTEVVRPRIARMRYRVTRLPQYIILHMRRFTKNNFFVEKNPTLVNFPVKNLELKDYIPLLTAKENEKLRSKYDLIANIVHDGKPDEGFYRVFVQRKSEELWYEMQDLHVSETLPQMVALSEAYMQIYEQQQ, from the exons ATGAAATCCAAGAGAGAGAATGATGACTTGGTGGAGGAGGAAGGGTTTGCTTCAGAATCGAAGAGGCGGAAAGTGATGGAGGAGGAGTCATCTCCCTCACCGCCTCCTCTTCCCATAGCGAATCCTCTTGCCGGACTAGCGAATTATGATGACGATGAcgaggaggaggaagatgagAGGCATAGGCGTGCTGAGCAAAATGGAGATAGAAAGGAAGGTGGTCAacaagatgatgatgatgatgacgacgatGACGATCAACATGAGCAAGCATACAGTCAAGGAAAGCGAAGCCGTGAGGTGGAGCGCCGGAGGGACTGTCCTTATCTTGATACCGTTAATCGACAG gttttggattttgattttgagaagTTCTGCTCTGTGTCTCTCTCGAATTTGAATGTGTATGCATGTTTGGTCTGTGGGAAGTACTACCAAGGAAGAGGGAAAAAGTCTCATGCATATACTCACAGCCTTGAAGCAGGGCATCATGTTTACATCAATCTTCGGACTGAGCAGGTTTATTGCCTTCCCGATGGATATGAAATTGACGACCCTTCATTAGATGACATTCGGCATGTTCTGAATCAAAG GTTTACTAAGGAACAAGTTGAACTACTTGACAAGAACAAGCAATGGTCTAGGGCACTTGATGGTTCTGATTACCTCCCAGGAATG GTGGGCCTTAACAACATCAAGGAGACAGATTTTGTGAATGTCACAATACAATCTTTAATGAGAGTTACTcctttaagaaatttttttcttatccgtGAAAATTATAAACACAGCAAATCTTCACTTGTTCATCGATTTGGAGAACTCACACGGAAGATTTGGCATGCACGGAACTTTAAAGGACAG gTGAGCCCGCATGAGTTTCTGCAGGCAGTTATGAAAGCCAGTAAAAAACGGTTTCGGATAGGCATGCAGTCTGACCCAGTTGAATTCATGTCATGGCTTCTAAACACACTGCATGCTGAtcttaaaacaaagaaaaataaaagcattatcTATGATTGCTTTCAG GGCGAATTGGAGGTTGTGAAAGAGATCCATAACAAGGCTGTTactgagaagaaagaaagcagTGATGACCAGATTGCTGTTTCAAAACTCACAGATGGTAGAATTAAACATGATGCGGATGTGGCAGAAACTTCCAGAATGCCGTTCCTAATGCTTGGACTGGATTTGCCCCCACCTCCTCTTTTCAAAGATGTGatggagaaaaatataataccCCAG GTTCCACTCTTCAACATCCTGAAGAAGTTTGATGGTGAAACTGTCACTGAAGTTGTCCGTCCTCGTATAGCAAGGATGAGATATCGCGTTACCAGATTGCCACAGTATATTATTCTTCACATGCGTCGATTTACAAAGAACAACTTTTTTGTGGAGAAGAACCCTACATTAG TCAACTTTCCTGTGAAAAACCTGGAGTTGAAGGATTACATACCCTTGCTGACGGCCAAGGAGAATGAGAAATTGCGGTCGAAGTATGATTTGATTGCTAATATTGTTCATGACGGTAAACCTGACGAAGGGTTCTACCGGGTATTTGTACAGCGGAAGTCAGAAGAATTATG GTATGAGATGCAGGATCTGCATGTTTCAGAAACACTTCCTCAAATGGTTGCACTCTCTGAGGCCTACATGCAGATTTATGAGCAGCAGCAGTAA
- the LOC132176218 gene encoding rho GDP-dissociation inhibitor 1-like: MSLAVGVVSSSKSMGYDEKTNEGEEHSEASKTQTIAKTATDEENVGAPGGLVRRMSESSMYATDQEDEDDEGRKIELGPQYTLKEQFEKDKDDESLRRWKEQLLGSVDFNSVGETLEPDVKILSLAIKSPGRADIFLPIPDNGNPKGLWFTLKEGSRYSLNFTFQVNNNIVSGLKYTNTVWKTGMKVDSSKEMLGTFSPQAEPYTHEMLEETTPSGIFARGSYSARSKFVDDDNKCYLEINYTFDIRKDWQLV, translated from the exons ATGTCTTTGGCCGTTGGAGTGGTTTCAAGTTCCAAAAGCATGGGTTACGATGAAAAAACCAACGAGGGCGAGGAACACAGTGAAGCTTCTAAAACACAGACAATAGCAAAAACAGCTACAGATGAAGAAAATGTCGGTGCCCCAGGAGGGCTGGTACGGCGAATGAGTGAGAGTTCTATGTATGCAACTGATCAGGAGGATGAAGATGACGAAGGAAGGAAGATAGAGTTGGGTCCTCAATACACGCTGAAGGAACAATTCGAGAAGGATAAG gATGATGAGAGCTTGAGGAGATGGAAGGAACAGCTTCTTGGGAGTGTAGACTTCAATTCTGTTGGTG AAACTCTAGAGCCAGACGTTAAGATCCTGAGCCTCGCAATCAAGTCCCCTGGAAGAGCTGATATCTTTCTTCCTATTCCCGACAATGGAAACCCCAAGGGCTTGTGGTTTACTCTGAAAGAAGGAAGCCGTTACAGCTTGAATTTCACTTTTCAGGTCAACAATAACATTGTTTCAGGTCTGAAATATACTAACACTGTGTGGAAAACTGGTATGAAGg TGGACAGCTCAAAAGAGATGCTTGGAACCTTCAGTCCTCAGGCAGAGCCTTACACACATGAGATGCTTGAAGAGACTACACCGTCTGGCATATTTGCCAGAGGATCCTACTCAGCTAGAAGTAAG TTTGTTGATGACGACAACAAGTGCTACTTGGAGATCAATTACACATTTGATATCCGTAAGGATTGGCAGTTGGTTTAG